The Fibrobacter sp. UWB4 genome includes a window with the following:
- a CDS encoding pyridoxal phosphate-dependent aminotransferase, with amino-acid sequence MLSSRLPKDLSPSPFFAELERAKADVLAECANSDALPFIDMTVSSPVKAGLPVDLDDAVDEGRKAFGNWNPDAAGWKSAREAVVEYYRERGGNFTAGQIILTASTSEAYSVLFKTFCDPGDVILTPMPGYPLLDTLVQLEHLECAPYFLKIRREGARSHNDKIAAKNNVILSGAKNPVKSGFRFVLDSDSLLAAPERAKILLLVSPHNPTGHCISREEWNEAVRFCEENNMILVVDEVFGDYAFSDKVSRTWQYVFAPCHPERNEVESIYETSQLVDLVELGSKEQDLWDAGGGDFINLPKDGPKCPIFWLNGLSKAVGSPQLKLGWMAFYAPRENFEEIRAALEFVEDAYLSVSAPAQALGASLLKLSEAYESKVLNRLQQNWQTLREAFPSKYCPEVLGGWYAVVRLGDDDEELTLRVLREKHVLVQPGFFFDFDEDGWVVMSLLQDPAIFKEAIERIKQ; translated from the coding sequence ATGCTTTCTTCTCGACTTCCTAAAGATCTTTCTCCGTCGCCGTTCTTTGCTGAACTGGAACGCGCAAAAGCCGATGTTCTTGCAGAGTGCGCAAATTCGGATGCGCTTCCGTTTATCGACATGACTGTGAGCTCGCCTGTGAAGGCTGGCTTGCCGGTGGATTTGGATGATGCGGTCGATGAAGGCCGTAAAGCTTTTGGCAATTGGAATCCCGATGCTGCGGGTTGGAAATCAGCTCGCGAGGCGGTGGTGGAGTATTACCGTGAACGCGGTGGTAATTTTACGGCAGGACAGATAATCCTTACCGCAAGCACGAGTGAAGCTTATTCCGTGCTATTCAAGACCTTCTGCGATCCGGGCGATGTGATTTTAACGCCGATGCCCGGCTATCCGCTTTTGGATACGCTTGTGCAGCTCGAACATCTGGAATGTGCTCCGTACTTCTTGAAGATTAGACGAGAGGGCGCACGTTCCCATAATGACAAAATTGCTGCAAAAAACAACGTCATTCTGAGCGGAGCGAAGAATCCAGTAAAATCTGGTTTCCGCTTTGTTTTGGATTCCGATAGCCTCTTGGCGGCGCCGGAACGCGCGAAAATCTTGTTGCTTGTTTCGCCGCATAACCCTACAGGTCATTGCATCTCGCGTGAAGAATGGAACGAGGCGGTGCGATTCTGCGAAGAGAACAACATGATTCTCGTCGTCGATGAAGTCTTTGGTGATTATGCGTTCTCGGATAAAGTCTCGCGCACTTGGCAATATGTTTTCGCGCCTTGTCATCCTGAGCGAAACGAAGTGGAGTCGATATACGAAACTAGTCAACTTGTTGACTTAGTTGAGTTAGGTTCGAAGGAGCAGGATCTCTGGGATGCGGGCGGAGGTGACTTTATCAACCTTCCAAAAGATGGACCGAAGTGCCCGATTTTCTGGCTGAACGGTCTCAGCAAGGCCGTGGGCTCGCCGCAGCTAAAGCTCGGCTGGATGGCGTTCTACGCCCCTCGCGAAAATTTCGAAGAAATTCGCGCGGCTCTTGAATTCGTCGAAGACGCATACTTGAGCGTTTCTGCGCCAGCGCAGGCTCTTGGCGCATCTCTGCTTAAACTTTCCGAAGCTTACGAATCTAAAGTTCTTAACCGCTTGCAACAGAATTGGCAGACGCTCCGCGAAGCGTTTCCGTCCAAGTATTGCCCCGAAGTTCTCGGCGGCTGGTACGCCGTTGTGCGTCTCGGCGATGACGACGAAGAACTCACGCTCCGCGTGCTTCGTGAAAAGCATGTGCTTGTGCAGCCAGGCTTCTTCTTTGACTTTGACGAAGATGGCTGGGTTGTGATGAGCTTGTTGCAAGACCCTGCGATTTTCAAAGAAGCGATTGAACGTATTAAACAATAA
- a CDS encoding cellulase family glycosylhydrolase — translation MKKVFALLTCAAVTSAMAVTASRVGPVSTYGELVANGGKLSGSCPEYSQKAVQVKGMSLFWSSGNTYSTDFYSEKGINRLVDDMGIEVVRFALGAADEKFNSSGRSYTTGGEGFQKALLKSVVNAAVDKDIYVIIDWHIESSEGFTNDAVKFFEYAAKEYGKYNNVIFEIWNEPTGSMDAVKQHADQVIPVIRKYSDNLILVGSPGWSSQPDACANAGINDKNYGCTLHFYAATHRMGDGGYNKAAESAMGKGVPVFATEWGTVNANGDGQPDEGSSNQWVEWMAQKGVSWTNWNASAMNETSAAFANAMFENGFTYTNSGKYVKGKLGGASYKDCGLQNGDAEEESGFSTGVANGATTSILDDMEDGDRYGYLGGAWAAVEDQENGGASSISNEKIKDDFGNTTYKVVYPVSGDNKNTSKYVAALKDVKIGKGSLSYGPYIKMFLTLLKEPAKDSPKAYADFAKCKTIKYKYKGASHNFAIETTDVTDYNYHRVNKDASEGWKEVEITTDMLKQETWGDDSRSKPIKMENATRLSWEIKGLEKYPDELNQPKYPYLYIDDVKCDGLSFTAVSGGASDTPKSSSSAAVGQSSSSVVAGSSSSVIAPTSSSAIVPGSSSTVVAKTVVDIDDVEDLDEVLKTTGTWYAYTDKEPGGKSSISNVYDQQLGGYVVVFPGTEDQTNGTKGFVGLKDINWDQGTYTEAPFVALGLNTNADTSKGIDLSKCGAISYRYKGSAHTFKVQDGSVTDYAYHEYQLDDSQVWKTLVINVEDIVQPNWTNDPKDLNWGAIKKMAWEVVGYKGVVYQPKINYLYVDDLKCVEAKVGIKTVARAASGIKFGMNGNVLNVNFNKAGKARVQVFDLMGHVVESFSENVNAGASQFSLKNLSNGNYVVRVMMNGAAKTARISIK, via the coding sequence ATGAAAAAAGTCTTCGCACTTTTGACTTGTGCTGCCGTAACTTCTGCTATGGCAGTCACTGCAAGCCGTGTTGGCCCTGTGAGCACATACGGTGAACTCGTCGCAAATGGTGGCAAGCTTTCTGGTTCTTGCCCGGAATACTCTCAAAAGGCTGTTCAGGTCAAGGGTATGAGCCTCTTCTGGAGCTCGGGCAACACCTATTCTACCGACTTCTACTCCGAAAAGGGTATCAACCGCCTGGTTGACGACATGGGTATCGAAGTTGTGCGCTTTGCTCTCGGTGCAGCAGACGAAAAGTTCAATAGCTCAGGCCGTTCTTACACGACGGGTGGAGAAGGCTTCCAGAAGGCTTTGCTCAAGTCCGTAGTGAATGCTGCTGTCGATAAGGACATTTACGTCATCATTGACTGGCACATCGAATCTTCCGAAGGCTTTACTAACGATGCTGTCAAATTCTTCGAATATGCTGCTAAGGAATACGGTAAGTACAATAACGTGATTTTCGAAATCTGGAACGAACCGACCGGTAGCATGGATGCCGTGAAGCAGCATGCCGACCAGGTGATTCCGGTTATCCGTAAGTATTCTGATAACCTCATCCTCGTGGGCAGCCCGGGATGGTCGAGCCAGCCGGACGCTTGCGCTAACGCAGGTATCAACGACAAGAACTATGGTTGCACGCTCCACTTCTACGCAGCAACGCACAGAATGGGCGATGGCGGCTATAACAAGGCTGCCGAATCTGCAATGGGCAAGGGCGTTCCCGTGTTCGCTACCGAATGGGGGACAGTCAATGCCAACGGTGATGGCCAGCCGGATGAAGGCTCCAGTAACCAGTGGGTAGAATGGATGGCTCAGAAGGGCGTGTCCTGGACGAACTGGAACGCTTCTGCTATGAACGAAACTTCTGCTGCATTTGCTAACGCCATGTTCGAAAATGGTTTCACTTACACCAATTCTGGTAAGTATGTGAAGGGCAAGCTCGGTGGCGCTTCTTATAAGGATTGCGGCCTCCAGAATGGTGATGCCGAAGAAGAATCCGGCTTCTCTACGGGTGTCGCAAACGGTGCTACGACTTCTATCCTCGATGACATGGAAGATGGCGACCGTTATGGTTACCTCGGTGGTGCATGGGCTGCTGTCGAAGATCAGGAAAACGGTGGCGCAAGCTCCATTTCTAACGAAAAGATCAAAGACGATTTCGGCAACACGACTTACAAGGTTGTCTATCCGGTCAGCGGCGATAACAAGAATACGTCCAAGTATGTTGCCGCTCTTAAGGATGTCAAGATTGGTAAGGGTTCTCTCTCTTACGGTCCGTACATCAAGATGTTCCTCACGCTCTTGAAGGAACCGGCTAAGGATTCTCCGAAGGCTTATGCAGACTTTGCAAAGTGCAAGACTATCAAGTACAAGTACAAGGGTGCAAGCCACAACTTCGCTATCGAAACGACCGACGTTACTGACTACAACTATCACCGCGTGAACAAGGATGCATCTGAAGGTTGGAAGGAAGTCGAAATTACGACGGACATGTTGAAGCAGGAAACATGGGGTGACGATTCTCGCTCTAAGCCGATCAAGATGGAAAATGCAACACGCCTTTCTTGGGAAATCAAGGGCCTCGAAAAGTATCCGGACGAATTGAACCAGCCCAAGTATCCGTACCTCTACATCGATGACGTGAAGTGCGATGGTCTTTCCTTCACTGCTGTTAGCGGTGGCGCTAGCGATACGCCGAAGTCTTCTTCTAGTGCTGCTGTTGGCCAGAGTTCTTCTTCTGTTGTTGCTGGTTCTTCTAGCAGCGTCATTGCTCCGACTTCTTCTAGCGCAATTGTTCCGGGTTCTTCTTCTACGGTTGTTGCAAAGACTGTTGTGGATATCGACGATGTCGAAGATCTTGACGAAGTTCTCAAGACGACTGGTACCTGGTATGCTTACACGGATAAGGAACCGGGTGGAAAGTCCTCTATTTCTAACGTCTATGACCAACAGCTTGGTGGCTATGTGGTTGTTTTCCCGGGTACGGAAGATCAGACGAATGGCACTAAGGGCTTTGTTGGTTTGAAGGACATCAATTGGGATCAGGGAACCTATACCGAAGCTCCGTTTGTGGCTCTTGGCCTCAATACGAATGCCGATACCTCCAAGGGTATTGACTTGAGCAAGTGCGGTGCTATCAGCTATCGTTACAAGGGCTCCGCTCATACCTTCAAGGTTCAGGACGGTTCTGTGACGGACTATGCTTACCACGAATATCAGCTTGATGATTCCCAGGTTTGGAAGACCTTGGTTATCAATGTCGAAGACATTGTTCAGCCGAACTGGACTAATGACCCGAAGGACCTCAACTGGGGTGCTATCAAGAAGATGGCTTGGGAAGTTGTTGGCTACAAGGGCGTTGTTTATCAGCCGAAGATCAACTATCTCTATGTGGACGACCTCAAGTGTGTCGAAGCGAAGGTTGGCATCAAGACAGTTGCTCGCGCTGCTAGCGGTATCAAGTTCGGTATGAACGGCAACGTTTTGAATGTGAACTTCAACAAGGCTGGCAAGGCTCGTGTCCAGGTCTTCGACCTTATGGGCCATGTCGTTGAAAGCTTCAGCGAAAATGTGAATGCCGGTGCAAGCCAGTTCTCCCTCAAGAACTTGAGCAATGGCAACTACGTTGTTCGCGTGATGATGAACGGCGCTGCAAAAACAGCCCGTATCTCCATCAAGTAA
- a CDS encoding glycoside hydrolase family 9 protein, whose product MLKKTFLAGLAVFGLAFTDSYAGLSDDDYIEAAWMTTRFYGAQRSGQGPNWILDGTNNPTSFTNEKYNGKDVSGGWFDCGDHVMYGQSQGYSSYVLALAFAEFTTGFYDLYTGDYTDYKASKDYTRKGGKPNDVRDLLEELRYEADFWVKAAIDENNFVTVKGNGNQDHNKWVTAGAMTKLGTGDGGEPREITGNANDAYTPGMAAAMLAVMARIDPDESAREKYLKAAKTAFAYAKKHKGVTNSQGFYESSWWNGIWEDGPFLAATELYRTTKDESYKTEAKNFYDKIDFDKNSYSRFSYSDASPLSNIMGEYTFNFHPPADFSGAVGYLDRMYLEQTDSKGIYNKETGGPGKFSTRTPSGGAFLYALYSKFAKDDSYDEAIEKNIAYLLGDNSNKKSYVVGFDRNGAKAPSRPHHRGYYGNEDPGRDVNGAGNPPEKNKLLGGMIAGDFTSGSHNGSTANWQVNEVCVDLNAPLVGALGYILSKRAPVKKVGSDIEVPEEKPDSSGKESIIGGRMLNTMAFNVIRNSSSLEISSANNTPFKVQIFSLSGKLEQEFTSKGTSLNVSLRNKGMQIIKVMSKNATKTFKVNNY is encoded by the coding sequence ATGTTAAAAAAGACTTTTTTAGCAGGCCTTGCTGTATTTGGCCTCGCATTCACGGATAGCTATGCCGGTTTGAGCGATGACGATTACATCGAAGCCGCATGGATGACGACCCGTTTCTATGGAGCCCAGCGTTCTGGTCAGGGTCCGAACTGGATCCTCGACGGAACAAATAATCCCACCAGCTTTACAAACGAAAAATATAACGGTAAAGACGTAAGCGGCGGTTGGTTCGACTGTGGTGACCACGTGATGTATGGCCAGTCCCAGGGTTACTCCTCCTACGTTTTGGCACTCGCATTTGCAGAATTTACTACAGGTTTTTACGACCTCTACACCGGTGATTACACCGACTACAAGGCAAGCAAGGATTATACCCGCAAGGGTGGCAAGCCAAACGACGTGCGCGATCTTCTCGAAGAACTCCGCTACGAAGCCGATTTCTGGGTCAAGGCTGCCATTGACGAAAACAACTTTGTGACCGTGAAGGGCAACGGCAACCAAGACCACAACAAGTGGGTGACCGCCGGTGCCATGACTAAGCTCGGAACTGGCGACGGTGGCGAACCGCGCGAAATTACAGGTAACGCAAACGATGCTTATACACCGGGTATGGCCGCAGCAATGCTCGCCGTGATGGCCCGAATCGATCCCGATGAATCAGCCCGCGAAAAATACCTGAAGGCAGCAAAGACTGCATTTGCCTACGCCAAAAAGCACAAGGGCGTCACAAATTCCCAGGGATTCTATGAAAGCAGCTGGTGGAACGGCATCTGGGAAGACGGTCCGTTCCTTGCGGCAACAGAACTCTACCGTACCACCAAGGATGAATCTTACAAGACCGAAGCCAAGAATTTCTACGACAAGATCGACTTCGACAAGAATAGCTACTCCCGCTTTAGCTATTCTGATGCAAGTCCGCTCTCTAACATTATGGGCGAATACACTTTCAATTTCCATCCGCCTGCAGACTTTTCTGGAGCGGTAGGCTACCTCGACAGAATGTACCTGGAACAGACAGACAGCAAGGGTATTTACAATAAAGAAACGGGTGGTCCAGGCAAGTTCTCTACACGCACACCATCTGGCGGCGCATTCCTTTATGCCCTTTATTCCAAGTTTGCAAAAGACGATTCTTACGACGAAGCCATCGAAAAGAATATCGCATACCTCCTCGGCGACAACAGCAACAAGAAATCTTACGTTGTCGGTTTCGATCGCAACGGAGCCAAGGCGCCGAGCAGGCCGCACCATCGCGGTTACTATGGCAACGAAGATCCAGGTCGCGACGTCAATGGTGCAGGCAATCCTCCTGAAAAGAACAAACTTTTGGGCGGCATGATTGCAGGCGACTTCACGAGTGGCAGCCACAACGGTTCTACCGCAAACTGGCAGGTGAACGAAGTTTGCGTAGACTTGAACGCACCGCTCGTTGGCGCTCTCGGCTACATCTTGAGCAAGCGCGCCCCGGTCAAAAAAGTCGGAAGCGATATTGAAGTTCCAGAAGAAAAACCTGATTCTTCAGGAAAAGAAAGCATCATTGGCGGACGCATGCTGAACACAATGGCTTTCAACGTCATCCGCAATTCGTCATCGCTCGAAATCAGCAGTGCAAACAACACCCCGTTCAAAGTTCAAATTTTCAGCTTGAGCGGCAAGCTTGAACAGGAGTTCACAAGCAAAGGAACAAGCCTGAATGTGAGCCTCAGAAATAAAGGCATGCAGATTATCAAGGTTATGTCCAAGAATGCAACAAAGACATTCAAGGTGAATAATTACTAA
- a CDS encoding pectate lyase translates to MKHVVSVFACAGLFVVANAQVSLQTASGALESAYAEWASDGSDSYNVYYSGAGANDVKVDAQLIRKYGSKYRVDVVGLKAGSYTLKVASVKGGKETASTTSKSLTVKAHDRAGFAFSNGRVPGAYKADGTLKDGAAVIYVTESTKNSVTMDVTMNAKGTKNTCKSFQGILNCYKKGYETTPLDLRFIGNVTDSDSLVQGDMMIDLGKSETSYVTVEGIGNDATVNGWGIRIKNAQNVEIRNLGLMNVDSDEGDNIGLQQNNQYVWVHNNDFFYGHAGSDKDQVKGDGALDCKMSSFITFSYNHFWDNGKSNLLGLKEGTSEGYYITYHHNWYDHSDSRHPRVRYYSAHVYNNYYDGNAKYGAGSTLGSSVFMEANYFRNCKYPMMTSLQGTDVYASGTKRDPTNNGTFSKEAGGTIKAYNNYMEGSYTFIPYGASKYFLKGKETAIGDIDSKADFDAYVVSNRNDQVPSSVKSYSGANTYNNFDTDKSIMYSYTADSPEQAVANVRAYAGRLQGGDFKWTFDNSVDDASSDVNQKLKDALMAYKGSNGEVMEYSSSSVTQSSSSSSVSLSSSSEGSSESSSSVIPDPDPESSSSSESPKSSSSSEKVESSSSSQTTGIANVMPAVSREIFYDSRSAHLVIGTSDVSRLDIVGIDGRRVNIAGLKNVGDARVVDLSALRAGVYIVRFKTTLGLRTMKFAKN, encoded by the coding sequence ATGAAACACGTAGTTTCAGTTTTTGCGTGTGCAGGCCTTTTTGTTGTGGCCAACGCACAAGTTTCTCTTCAGACAGCCTCTGGTGCTTTAGAATCGGCCTATGCCGAATGGGCATCTGATGGTTCCGATAGCTACAACGTCTATTATTCGGGCGCTGGTGCAAACGATGTTAAAGTGGATGCCCAGCTCATCCGTAAATACGGTTCCAAGTACCGTGTGGACGTGGTCGGCCTCAAGGCCGGTAGCTACACGCTCAAGGTCGCGTCTGTAAAAGGCGGCAAGGAAACCGCTTCGACAACCTCGAAATCTTTGACGGTCAAAGCTCATGACCGAGCTGGTTTTGCGTTCAGCAATGGCCGTGTTCCGGGTGCCTACAAGGCTGACGGTACGCTCAAGGATGGTGCCGCCGTGATTTATGTAACCGAGAGTACCAAGAATTCGGTGACGATGGATGTGACCATGAATGCCAAGGGCACAAAGAATACTTGCAAGAGCTTTCAGGGCATCTTGAATTGCTACAAGAAGGGCTACGAGACGACTCCGCTCGACTTGCGCTTCATTGGCAATGTGACGGATTCTGATTCGCTTGTGCAGGGCGACATGATGATTGATCTCGGCAAGTCCGAAACGTCCTACGTGACGGTGGAAGGTATCGGTAACGATGCAACCGTAAACGGCTGGGGCATTCGCATCAAGAATGCTCAGAATGTGGAAATCCGCAACCTGGGCCTCATGAATGTCGATTCTGACGAAGGCGACAACATCGGCTTGCAGCAGAACAACCAGTACGTGTGGGTACACAACAATGATTTTTTCTACGGCCATGCTGGTAGCGACAAGGACCAGGTCAAGGGCGATGGCGCCTTGGACTGCAAGATGTCTTCTTTCATCACATTCAGCTACAACCACTTCTGGGATAACGGCAAGTCGAACTTGCTTGGCCTCAAGGAAGGGACGAGCGAAGGTTACTATATCACGTATCACCACAACTGGTACGACCATTCCGATAGCCGTCATCCGCGTGTGCGTTACTACAGCGCCCATGTCTACAACAACTATTACGATGGCAATGCCAAGTACGGCGCAGGTTCTACGCTCGGTTCGTCCGTGTTCATGGAAGCAAACTACTTCCGCAATTGCAAGTATCCGATGATGACCTCGTTGCAAGGGACCGACGTCTATGCAAGCGGAACCAAGCGTGATCCGACAAACAACGGTACGTTCAGCAAGGAAGCTGGCGGTACAATCAAGGCTTACAACAATTATATGGAAGGCTCTTACACGTTCATTCCGTATGGTGCAAGCAAGTATTTTCTTAAAGGCAAAGAAACTGCAATTGGCGATATTGATTCCAAAGCTGACTTTGACGCTTACGTTGTAAGTAATCGCAATGATCAGGTGCCGTCTAGCGTAAAGTCCTATTCGGGCGCAAATACCTACAACAACTTCGATACGGACAAGTCCATCATGTACAGCTACACGGCGGATTCTCCGGAACAGGCTGTAGCGAACGTTCGTGCCTATGCTGGCCGCTTGCAGGGGGGCGATTTCAAGTGGACGTTTGACAATTCTGTTGATGACGCCTCCTCAGACGTGAACCAGAAACTCAAGGACGCACTCATGGCTTACAAGGGAAGTAACGGCGAAGTGATGGAGTATTCTTCCTCTTCCGTCACCCAGAGTTCTTCATCTTCTTCCGTCAGCCTGAGTTCATCGAGCGAAGGATCCAGTGAAAGTTCCTCTAGCGTCATTCCGGACCCCGATCCGGAATCCTCAAGCTCTTCGGAATCGCCGAAGTCTAGTTCCAGCAGCGAAAAGGTCGAAAGCTCGAGTTCTTCTCAAACGACTGGGATTGCAAATGTCATGCCGGCGGTGTCTCGCGAGATTTTCTACGATTCCCGTTCTGCACACCTTGTCATCGGAACTTCCGACGTCTCCCGTTTGGATATTGTCGGTATCGACGGCCGCCGTGTCAATATTGCTGGCCTTAAGAACGTAGGTGACGCCCGAGTTGTGGACTTGAGTGCGCTTCGTGCAGGCGTCTATATCGTACGCTTCAAGACCACTCTTGGCTTGCGGACCATGAAGTTTGCAAAGAACTAG
- the tgt gene encoding tRNA guanosine(34) transglycosylase Tgt, protein MNRFELKKTSKKSKARLGVLHTDHGDIQTPIFMPVGTEATVKAVTPAQLKEDIKAQIILANTYHLYLRPTTPKIAAAGGIHKFMSWDGPVLTDSGGFQVWSLKELRKIKPEGVEFRSILDGSKHFFSPASVMNAQREIGADIIMALDECTPYPSTVKEAEHSLNYTLRWTAEAMEWLKEHPPIHGYDQQFFGIIQGGMHTHLRKQAIERIAELGPDGYAMGGLSVGEPTETMYEIADFCTDYLPTDHPRYVMGVGTPWNLLELIGRGVDMFDCVMPTRNARNGMLFTSEGVLRYKAARHAEEYDKPVDPNCDCYCCRNFSRAYLRHLHHAGESLGYTLASIHNLHFYLHLMQEAKDHLADDTFEEWAKAKCEVLQRNLE, encoded by the coding sequence ATGAACCGTTTTGAACTGAAAAAGACGTCGAAGAAATCCAAGGCCCGTCTGGGTGTTTTGCATACCGACCACGGCGACATCCAAACGCCGATTTTTATGCCGGTGGGCACCGAAGCGACTGTAAAGGCTGTAACGCCCGCACAACTCAAGGAAGACATCAAGGCCCAGATTATCCTCGCAAACACGTACCACTTGTACTTGCGCCCCACAACGCCAAAGATTGCTGCCGCAGGTGGCATCCACAAGTTCATGAGCTGGGACGGCCCTGTGCTTACGGACAGCGGTGGATTCCAGGTGTGGAGCTTGAAGGAACTTCGCAAGATCAAGCCCGAAGGCGTGGAATTCCGAAGCATTTTGGACGGTTCTAAGCACTTTTTTAGCCCGGCAAGCGTGATGAACGCCCAGCGCGAAATCGGCGCGGACATCATCATGGCGCTCGATGAATGTACACCGTACCCGAGCACGGTCAAGGAAGCGGAACACAGCTTAAACTACACGCTCCGCTGGACCGCCGAAGCAATGGAATGGCTCAAGGAACACCCGCCAATCCACGGTTACGACCAGCAGTTTTTCGGCATTATCCAGGGCGGCATGCACACGCATTTGCGCAAACAGGCTATCGAACGCATCGCAGAACTCGGCCCCGATGGCTATGCCATGGGCGGGCTTTCGGTCGGCGAACCGACCGAAACAATGTACGAAATTGCCGACTTCTGCACCGACTACTTGCCTACAGACCACCCGCGCTATGTGATGGGCGTCGGAACGCCGTGGAACTTGCTGGAATTGATCGGACGCGGTGTCGACATGTTCGACTGCGTGATGCCGACGCGTAACGCCCGTAACGGCATGCTCTTCACAAGCGAAGGCGTACTCCGCTACAAGGCTGCCCGCCACGCCGAAGAATATGACAAGCCGGTAGACCCGAATTGCGACTGCTACTGCTGCCGCAACTTCAGCCGTGCTTACTTGCGCCACCTGCACCACGCCGGCGAATCGCTCGGCTACACGCTCGCGAGCATCCACAATTTGCACTTCTACTTGCACTTGATGCAAGAAGCGAAGGACCACCTCGCCGATGATACTTTTGAAGAGTGGGCGAAGGCTAAGTGCGAAGTATTGCAGAGAAACCTTGAATAA
- the murD gene encoding UDP-N-acetylmuramoyl-L-alanine--D-glutamate ligase produces the protein MQNTLVSPVGILGFGVEGQSTLRYLFREGVKDIVVMDKNPVTLPDVPAGVNVKVCSGENYLDGLKDCVTVVRSAGVYPMSKELFQFQMNGGLMTSQIQLFLEQTQSKATVGVTGTLGKGSTVSMISHILDKCGKANAIGGNFGVPALDLLEDETPDRISILELSSFQLMTLSVSPDVGVVLRVSTEHLDWHKSVEEYRDAKANLVRWQKREGTCVYLKDAEPTAKIASESPAKTKYAVSLADGASNGDGDAVIDGATLTIDGVTLYLADCKVRGIYQLENMAAATLACKALGVKVADAFEALKSYETLPFRMEFKGEKRGIEFYNDSYATRPDATIAATGSMKRPFALILGGSEKNADFTELSNILVKDRPNLKRVALIGATAERMLADLKKAGVDEAGIKTAIFPTLEDAFADSLNIGEGGTVIMSPACASFGLFKNYKVRGQVFDKLVEGV, from the coding sequence ATGCAAAACACACTCGTTTCTCCGGTTGGAATTTTGGGTTTTGGCGTTGAGGGCCAGAGCACGTTGCGTTACCTTTTCCGCGAAGGTGTCAAGGACATCGTCGTGATGGACAAAAATCCGGTGACACTCCCGGATGTGCCCGCAGGCGTGAACGTCAAGGTTTGCAGTGGCGAAAATTATTTGGACGGACTTAAGGACTGCGTGACGGTCGTACGTTCGGCAGGCGTTTATCCGATGAGCAAGGAGCTGTTCCAATTTCAGATGAACGGCGGACTCATGACAAGCCAGATTCAGCTGTTTTTAGAACAAACTCAATCTAAAGCAACTGTGGGTGTCACGGGGACTCTCGGCAAGGGTTCTACCGTGAGCATGATTTCGCATATTTTAGACAAGTGCGGCAAGGCAAACGCCATTGGAGGAAACTTCGGCGTACCGGCTCTGGACTTACTCGAAGACGAGACTCCGGACCGCATCAGCATCTTGGAACTTTCAAGCTTCCAGCTTATGACTTTATCTGTATCACCGGATGTAGGCGTCGTACTGCGAGTTTCGACGGAACATCTGGACTGGCACAAGAGCGTTGAAGAATACCGCGATGCAAAGGCAAATCTCGTGCGTTGGCAAAAGCGTGAAGGCACTTGCGTTTATCTGAAAGACGCAGAACCGACAGCAAAGATTGCATCGGAAAGCCCGGCCAAGACAAAGTACGCCGTAAGCCTCGCCGATGGTGCAAGCAATGGAGACGGAGACGCCGTAATTGACGGCGCTACACTTACGATTGACGGCGTGACGCTGTACCTCGCCGACTGCAAAGTGCGCGGCATCTACCAGCTCGAAAACATGGCTGCAGCAACGCTCGCCTGCAAAGCTTTGGGCGTTAAAGTCGCCGACGCGTTCGAAGCGCTCAAGAGCTACGAGACACTCCCCTTCCGCATGGAATTCAAGGGCGAAAAGCGCGGCATCGAATTCTACAACGACAGCTACGCCACACGTCCGGACGCAACGATTGCAGCGACCGGCAGCATGAAGCGCCCGTTTGCGTTGATTCTTGGCGGTTCGGAAAAGAACGCCGACTTCACGGAACTTTCGAACATCTTGGTGAAAGATCGCCCGAATCTGAAGCGCGTAGCGCTGATTGGCGCAACCGCAGAACGCATGCTCGCCGACTTGAAAAAGGCTGGCGTAGATGAAGCAGGAATCAAGACCGCCATCTTCCCCACGCTCGAAGATGCTTTTGCAGACAGTTTGAACATTGGCGAAGGCGGAACGGTCATCATGAGTCCTGCATGCGCAAGCTTTGGGCTGTTCAAGAACTACAAAGTTCGCGGACAAGTGTTTGACAAGCTCGTTGAAGGGGTTTAA